In one window of Gopherus evgoodei ecotype Sinaloan lineage chromosome 9, rGopEvg1_v1.p, whole genome shotgun sequence DNA:
- the HMGB3 gene encoding high mobility group protein B3, protein MAKGDPKKPKGKMSAYAFFVQTCREEHKKKNPEVPVNFAEFSKKCSERWKTMSGKEKSKFDEMAKADKVRYDREMKDYGPAKGGKKKKDPNAPKRPPSGFFLFCSEFRPKIKSTNPGISIGDVAKKLGEMWNNLSDGEKQPYNNKAAKLKEKYEKDVADYKSKGKFDGAKGAAAKAARKKVEEEDEEDEDDEEEDEEDEDDE, encoded by the exons ATGGCTAAAGGTGACCCGAAGAAGCCTAAGGGCAAGATGTCTGCTTATGCCTTCTTTGTGCAGACATGCCGTGAGGAACATAAGAAGAAGAACCCAGAGGTTCCAGTCAACTTTGCAGAGTTTTCCAAGAAGTGCTCAGAAAGGTGGAAG ACCATGTCAGGCAAAGAGAAGTCCAAATTTGATGAAATGGCAAAAGCCGACAAGGTACGGTATGATCGGGAAATGAAGGATTATGGCCCAGCTAAGGGTGGCAAGAAGAAGAAGGATCCTAATGCCCCAAAACGGCCACC GTCTGGCTTCTTCCTGTTCTGTTCAGAATTCCGTCCCAAGATCAAATCCACAAATCCTGGCATATCTATTGGGGATGTAGCAAAGAAACTTGGTGAAATGTGGAACAACCTCAGTGATGGTGAAAAGCAGCCTTACAATAATAAGGCAGCTAAACTGAAGGAGAAATATGAAAAG GATGTTGCAGACTACAAGTCTAAAGGAAAGTTTGATGGTGCAAAGGGTGCAGCAGCCAAAGCTGCTCGGAAAAAGGTagaggaagaagatgaagaggatgaggatgatgaagaggaggatgaagaagatGAGGATGATGAATAA